A genomic segment from Acipenser ruthenus chromosome 5, fAciRut3.2 maternal haplotype, whole genome shotgun sequence encodes:
- the nanp gene encoding N-acylneuraminate-9-phosphatase, with the protein MEPSSNNSVKAILFDLDNTLIDTSGASKIAIEKVNHFLKSKFGNEDSIIEVSERFNTKLCQESFDPLKMNIDDLRTAHWDEAIQEIKGTEPNRTLASECYRLWKTTRLQHLAIPEPVKSMLAELRKTYKLLLLTNGDTQTQREKISAVGCQELFDAVIVGGEHAEEKPAVSIFQHCCEVLGVKPESCMMVGDSLDTDIQGGINAGFKAAVWISKTAVTTETTRPHYTVPAVLDVTTILNNMN; encoded by the exons ATGGAACCAAGTAGTAACAACAGCGTAAAAGCTATTTTGTTTGATTTGGACAACACTCTGATCGACACGTCTGGAGCTAGTAAAATAGCAATTGAAAAg GTTAACCATTTCCTGAAGTCCAAGTTTGGCAACGAAGACAGCATCATAGAGGTTAGTGAAAGGTTCAATACTAAGCTATGTCAAGAATCATTTGATCCTTTGAAGATGAATATAGACGATTTAAGGACAGCTCACTGGGATGAAGCTATACAGGAAATCAAGGGCACTGAACCCAACAGGACTTTGGCTTCAGAATGCTATCGCTTATGGAAAACAACACGCTTACAACATTTAGCCATTCCAGAACCAGTAAAGAGCATGCTAGCAGAGCTTCGGAAAACCTATAAGCTGCTTTTACTCACCAATGGTGACACGCAGACGCAAAGAGAGAAGATCAGCGCTGTGGGATGTCAGGAACTGTTTGATGCTGTAATTGTTGGAGGGGAACATGCAGAAGAGAAACCTGCTGTTTCTATCTTCCAGCACTGCTGTGAGGTCCTGGGAGTGAAGCCCGAGTCCTGCATGATGGTAGGCGATTCTCTTGACACCGATATTCAAGGTGGTATCAATGCGGGATTTAAAGCAGCAGTTTGGATAAGCAAAACAGCAGTCACAACAGAGACAACCAGACCCCACTATACGGTTCCTGCAGTGCTGGATGTGACTACGATTCTGAACAACATGAATTAA